In a genomic window of Thalassophryne amazonica chromosome 12, fThaAma1.1, whole genome shotgun sequence:
- the cx47.1 gene encoding connexin 47.1, which yields MSWSFLTRLLEEIHNHSTFVGKVWLTVLIIFRIVLTAVGGESIYSDEQSKFTCNTKQPGCDNVCYDAFAPLSHVRFWVFQIIMISTPSIMYMGYAIHKIARRSEEERRKQNRLLRKPPHARWRESHSLVDVLKEDEDDDTEPMIYEDTTQAQEAKPEPSSKTSQDPPKHDGRQKIVEHGLMRIYVLQLMSRAVFEIGFLAGQYLLYGFRVNPSYVCNRVPCPHRVDCFISRPTEKTIFLLIMYVVSCLCLVLNVCEMLHLGIGSFRDTLRQKRNRGHRTLYGFPFSRNIPASPPGYNLVMKSDKPGKIPNSLITHEQNMANVAQEQQCTSPDENIPSDLVSLHRHLRVAQEQLDMAFQTYQTKNNQQISRTSSPVSGGTMAEQNRVNTVQEKQGARPKSTTEKAATLVKNGKNSVWI from the coding sequence ATGAGTTGGAgcttcctcactcgtctcctggAAGAGATCCACAACCACTCCACTTTTGTGGGGAAAGTGTGGCTGACAGTGCTCATCATCTTTAGAATCGTGCTCACTGCAGTCGGAGGAGAATCCATCTACTCGGATGAGCAGTCCAAGTTCACCTGCAACACCAAGCAGCCCGGCTGCGACAACGTATGCTATGATGCCTTTGCTCCCCTCTCACACGTCCGCTTCTGGGTCTTCCAGATCATCATGATCTCTACGCCTTCTATCATGTACATGGGCTACGCTATCCACAAGATAGCTCgtaggtcagaggaagagcgcagGAAGCAAAACAGGCTCCTTAGGAAACCGCCTCATGCCAGATGGAGGGAAAGCCACTCTCTAGTAGATGTCTTAAAGGAGGATGAAGATGACGATACTGAGCCCATGATCTATGAGGACACAACACAGGCTCAAGAGGCCAAGCCAGAACCATCAAGTAAAACTAGTCAAGATCCACCAAAACATGATGGTCGCCAAAAAATTGTAGAACATGGACTGATGAGAATCTATGTTCTTCAACTGATGTCGCGAGCTGTTTTTGAAATAGGTTTTCTCGCTGGTCAGTACCTGCTCTACGGATTTCGAGTTAATCCATCATACGTGTGCAACAGAGTCCCCTGCCCGCATCGAGTCGACTGTTTCATCTCTCGTCCCACGGAGAAAACAATCTTTCTCCTCATCATGTATGTGGTGAGCTGTCTTTGTCTAGTTTTAAACGTGTGCGAAATGCTACACTTGGGAATCGGCAGTTTTCGGGACACTCTTCGCCAGAAAAGAAACCGAGGACATCGGACACTCTATGGTTTTCCATTCTCTCGCAATATTCCTGCTTCCCCTCCAGGATACAaccttgtgatgaaatcagacaaacCAGGCAAGATCCCGAACAGCCTCATCACTCATGAACAGAACATGGCCAATGTGGCCCAGGAGCAGCAATGCACCAGCCCGGATGAGAACATCCCGTCCGATCTGGTGAGCCTACACCGTCATTTACGGGTTGCTCAAGAGCAGCTTGATATGGCCTTCCAAACATACCAAACCAAAAACAACCAGCAGATCTCTAGAACCAGTAGTCCTGTATCTGGGGGCACAATGGCAGAACAAAATCGAGTTAACACAGTGCAGGAGAAGCAAGGAGCCAGGCCAAAGTCCACCACAGAGAAGGCTGCCACCCTTgttaaaaatggaaaaaactcTGTCTGGATCTAA